In one window of Frigoriglobus tundricola DNA:
- a CDS encoding DUF2617 family protein yields MGVPIVRPRVAEVVFRLYDRPLHPELFDVVATKTVVRAGHRLTVRLTRTGHTLGWTDGRAHLEEVIAAADQELPDAGRRLAHRFDARRRGRYEGAGVAYQMESQVEVLAPEPFVHLHAELVADGERKGLVYHCQRGNRVGLSPLGVVIVEALPRCLSVTAFHTFPDEFAVLKTQSLIEYQ; encoded by the coding sequence ATGGGCGTGCCGATCGTGCGGCCGCGAGTGGCGGAGGTCGTGTTCCGGTTGTACGACCGGCCGCTCCACCCCGAACTGTTCGACGTGGTCGCCACCAAGACGGTGGTGCGCGCCGGCCACCGGCTCACCGTGCGCCTCACCCGGACCGGGCACACGTTGGGCTGGACCGATGGGAGGGCACACCTGGAAGAGGTGATCGCGGCGGCCGATCAGGAACTGCCGGACGCGGGGCGCCGACTGGCCCACCGGTTCGACGCCCGCCGCCGCGGCCGGTACGAGGGGGCGGGGGTGGCGTACCAGATGGAGTCCCAGGTCGAGGTGCTGGCCCCGGAACCGTTCGTTCACCTCCACGCGGAACTCGTGGCCGACGGCGAGCGGAAGGGGCTGGTGTACCACTGCCAGCGGGGCAACCGGGTCGGGCTGTCGCCCCTGGGGGTCGTGATTGTGGAGGCGCTGCCGCGGTGCCTGAGCGTGACCGCGTTCCACACCTTCCCCGACGAGTTCGCCGTACTGAAGACGCAATCGCTCATCGAGTACCAGTGA
- the thiS gene encoding sulfur carrier protein ThiS produces MPTITLNDERQTFPDPITVADLLARLGKDARKLAVEVNRAVVPRTEHAARRLSDGDAVEIVTLVGGGSGPPADAPLKVGPFTFRSRLFTGTGKYASYDLMSQCMAASGCEVTTVAVRRERLIDKDGRSILDFLDLKTLTILPNTAGCFSAEDAVRHARLARELLTNLENPGAGWVKLECLADKRTLLPDPIDTLKATEQLVKDGFTVLVYTSDDPVLAKRLKEAGAASVMPAGSPIGSGQGILNPNNIRICLEYLKENDPDYPVIVDAGVGTASDVSAAMELGCDGVLLNTAIASARDPLRMAWAMRYATDAGRLAHLAGRIPKRLYANASSPTEGLIATSGVK; encoded by the coding sequence ATGCCGACCATTACTCTGAACGACGAACGCCAGACGTTCCCCGACCCGATCACCGTTGCGGACCTGTTGGCCCGCCTCGGCAAGGACGCGCGGAAGCTCGCCGTGGAGGTGAACCGCGCCGTCGTCCCGCGCACCGAACACGCCGCCCGCCGGCTGAGCGACGGCGACGCGGTGGAGATCGTCACGCTCGTCGGCGGCGGGAGCGGCCCGCCGGCCGACGCGCCGCTGAAGGTCGGGCCGTTCACGTTTCGGAGCCGGCTGTTCACGGGCACGGGGAAGTACGCGTCGTACGACCTCATGAGCCAGTGCATGGCCGCGAGCGGGTGCGAGGTCACCACCGTCGCCGTCCGCCGCGAGCGGCTCATCGACAAGGACGGGCGGAGCATTCTGGACTTCCTGGACCTGAAGACGCTCACCATACTGCCGAACACGGCGGGCTGCTTCAGCGCGGAGGACGCGGTCCGCCACGCCCGGCTCGCCCGCGAACTGCTCACGAACCTGGAGAACCCCGGCGCCGGCTGGGTGAAACTCGAGTGCCTCGCGGACAAGCGCACGCTGCTGCCGGACCCGATCGACACGCTGAAGGCGACCGAGCAACTCGTGAAGGACGGGTTCACGGTCCTCGTGTACACGAGCGACGACCCCGTGCTGGCGAAGCGCCTCAAGGAGGCGGGCGCGGCGAGCGTGATGCCGGCGGGCAGCCCGATCGGGAGCGGGCAGGGCATCCTGAACCCGAACAACATCCGCATCTGCCTGGAGTACCTGAAGGAGAACGACCCCGACTACCCGGTGATCGTGGACGCCGGCGTGGGGACCGCGAGCGACGTGTCGGCGGCGATGGAGCTGGGGTGCGACGGCGTGCTGTTGAACACCGCGATCGCGTCGGCCCGCGACCCGCTCCGGATGGCGTGGGCGATGCGGTACGCGACCGACGCCGGGCGCCTGGCGCACCTCGCCGGCCGCATCCCGAAGCGGCTGTACGCCAACGCCAGCAGCCCGACCGAGGGGCTCATTGCCACAAGTGGGGTGAAGTGA
- a CDS encoding Uma2 family endonuclease, translating into MNAAGVLTPLPKRAHDDPDNRDHYEIIDGQRVELPPMSVDSQVLGSRLLRHLSNYGVAQNIGEAYVEVLFKLPFQKERNRKPDVAFVSYARWPKYQPMPDTNAWDVLPELCVEVVSPNDTGDEIETKVDEYLRAGVSLIWVVYPRQERLYVYESASQVRRLTRADTLDGGVVLSGFALPLSELFPQSPPAPPAV; encoded by the coding sequence ATGAACGCCGCCGGAGTGCTGACGCCGCTGCCGAAACGTGCCCACGACGATCCGGACAACCGCGACCACTACGAGATCATCGACGGGCAGCGCGTGGAGCTTCCGCCCATGAGTGTCGATTCGCAAGTTCTTGGCTCCCGGCTGCTTCGTCATTTGAGCAACTACGGCGTCGCGCAGAACATTGGAGAGGCTTACGTCGAAGTCCTTTTCAAGTTACCGTTCCAGAAAGAACGGAACCGGAAACCCGATGTCGCGTTCGTGTCGTACGCGCGGTGGCCGAAGTACCAGCCGATGCCGGATACGAACGCGTGGGACGTGCTCCCCGAACTCTGCGTCGAGGTGGTCAGCCCGAACGATACGGGCGATGAAATTGAGACGAAGGTGGACGAATACCTCCGCGCCGGTGTGAGTCTGATCTGGGTGGTGTATCCGCGCCAAGAACGGCTTTACGTGTACGAGTCCGCGAGTCAGGTTCGCCGCCTGACGCGCGCCGATACGCTCGACGGTGGCGTGGTGCTGTCCGGCTTCGCGCTTCCGCTGTCGGAACTCTTCCCGCAATCGCCACCCGCGCCTCCGGCCGTGTAG
- a CDS encoding FHA domain-containing protein, protein MLVKLRLANGKNAGTTYIVWKSPYIIGRHAQANLQIDNVRVSVYHCCLSIRGTEVWVRDMDSTNGTFVNDEEVEGERRLALGDRIQVGPAIFDVLQEATGAIPLHDRDEYTPTSPVLPAVPKTGKHPKPPRPPGR, encoded by the coding sequence ATGCTTGTGAAACTGCGACTCGCGAACGGGAAGAACGCCGGGACGACGTACATTGTGTGGAAGTCGCCGTACATCATCGGCCGGCACGCCCAGGCGAACCTTCAGATCGACAACGTCCGGGTGAGCGTGTACCACTGCTGCCTCTCGATCCGCGGCACCGAAGTGTGGGTGCGGGACATGGACAGTACGAACGGCACCTTCGTGAACGATGAAGAGGTCGAGGGCGAGCGGCGGCTGGCGCTGGGCGACCGCATTCAGGTCGGCCCCGCGATCTTCGACGTGCTCCAGGAAGCGACCGGCGCGATCCCGCTCCACGACCGCGACGAGTACACGCCGACGAGCCCGGTCCTACCCGCGGTGCCCAAGACGGGCAAGCACCCGAAACCGCCGCGGCCGCCGGGTCGGTGA
- a CDS encoding methyltransferase regulatory domain-containing protein, with the protein MSDTPATNSYDAVPYDSLPFAQTHPSRLATVATLFGLTPPPPARCRVLELGCAAGGNLIPMAEALPESTFVGVDLSARQIDDGARVVRAAGLTNVSLRHASITDIDAGYGSFDYILCHGVFSWVPRAVQEKILTVCADHLAPNGVAYISYNTYPGWHMRGMIRDMMRYHALRFEDPVQRIGQARALLDFLAQTAKQDTGAYAVLLRSELEFMRDQSDHYIYHEQLEDVNEPVYFHQFVERATARGLSYLGEARVSTMVSGNFGADVQKTLALLAPDQIQTEQYLDFVRNRTFRETLLVRADQTPNWGIEPDRVRGLSFASGGKLVGRKLDLGSGSAAQFQSRTGMVVSASAPLFKAALLTLTEEWPGTVPFTDLLQRAVEKLSRAATAGDASALALGLLNAHIASDLVELHAVPVSFARVPGEAPVALVHARLRAADGHATVANRRHEVVKLADLSLHLLPLLDGTRDRAALTDALTERALAGQLTVQKGGHAMSEPTEVRAALAAALGPTLDALARDALLVN; encoded by the coding sequence ATGAGCGACACTCCCGCGACCAACAGTTACGACGCCGTTCCGTACGACAGCCTGCCGTTCGCGCAGACGCACCCGTCCCGGCTCGCCACCGTTGCCACGCTGTTCGGACTGACCCCGCCGCCGCCGGCGCGGTGCCGCGTCCTCGAACTCGGCTGCGCGGCCGGCGGCAACCTCATCCCGATGGCCGAGGCGCTGCCGGAGAGCACGTTCGTGGGCGTCGATCTGTCGGCCCGGCAGATCGACGACGGCGCGCGCGTCGTCCGCGCGGCCGGTCTCACCAACGTGAGCCTGCGGCACGCCAGCATCACCGACATCGATGCCGGCTACGGCTCCTTCGATTACATCCTGTGCCACGGCGTGTTCTCGTGGGTGCCGCGCGCGGTGCAGGAGAAGATCCTGACGGTGTGCGCGGACCACCTCGCGCCGAACGGCGTGGCGTACATCAGCTACAACACGTACCCCGGCTGGCACATGCGCGGCATGATCCGCGACATGATGCGGTACCACGCGCTCCGCTTCGAGGACCCGGTCCAGCGCATCGGCCAGGCCCGCGCGCTGCTCGATTTCCTCGCACAAACGGCCAAGCAGGACACGGGCGCCTATGCGGTGCTGCTGCGGAGCGAACTGGAGTTCATGCGGGACCAGTCGGACCACTACATCTACCACGAGCAGCTCGAAGACGTGAACGAGCCGGTGTACTTCCACCAGTTCGTCGAGCGGGCCACGGCCCGCGGCCTGTCCTACCTGGGTGAGGCGCGCGTGTCCACGATGGTATCGGGCAATTTCGGCGCGGACGTGCAGAAGACCCTGGCGCTGCTCGCCCCCGACCAGATCCAGACCGAACAGTACCTCGACTTCGTCCGCAACCGCACGTTCCGCGAAACGCTCCTGGTGCGCGCCGACCAGACGCCGAACTGGGGCATCGAGCCGGACCGGGTTCGCGGGCTCTCTTTTGCCTCCGGCGGGAAGCTGGTCGGCCGGAAACTCGATCTCGGGTCCGGCTCCGCCGCGCAGTTCCAGAGCCGCACCGGAATGGTGGTGTCCGCCAGCGCGCCGCTGTTCAAAGCGGCGCTGTTGACCCTCACGGAAGAGTGGCCGGGTACCGTCCCCTTCACCGACCTGCTTCAGCGGGCGGTCGAGAAGCTCAGCAGGGCCGCGACCGCGGGGGACGCATCGGCGCTCGCGCTGGGGCTGCTGAACGCGCACATCGCGTCCGATCTGGTCGAACTGCACGCCGTGCCGGTGTCGTTTGCCCGGGTGCCGGGCGAGGCGCCGGTGGCGCTCGTTCACGCCCGGTTGCGTGCGGCCGACGGGCACGCGACGGTCGCCAACCGCCGGCACGAGGTCGTGAAGCTCGCCGATCTGAGCTTGCACCTGCTCCCGCTGCTGGACGGCACCCGCGACCGGGCCGCACTGACGGACGCGCTCACCGAGCGGGCACTGGCCGGCCAGTTGACCGTGCAGAAGGGCGGGCACGCGATGAGCGAACCGACCGAGGTCCGCGCCGCGCTGGCCGCGGCCCTCGGCCCGACGCTGGATGCCCTGGCTCGCGATGCCCTGTTGGTGAATTGA
- a CDS encoding nitrate/nitrite transporter has protein sequence MTVGSTSHAAPDAGRRARVLALSTAAFTLLFAVWLMLGMLSIKIKPELGLTDGQLYNLTIAAILAGSLGRFHFGIWTDRYGGRRVMTALLLFTVLPTLLVSRATSFEELLACALLYGVAGNSFTVGIAWNAAWYPKERQGLALGVFGAGNVGASVTKLIGPLLIAAVPAAGFFGGLVPGGWRFVPVAYAVLLVLMAAAVWFGTPRADRTPARGRAFSELVAPMKHAKVWEYCLQYAVVFGAYVALSGVLPLYYFTNYGAGLAASLGLNEQLVAEFDTIRGLKGDAHAAYLAAHPAVKTDLDYLSKWIGLLAAVCYIFPASLLRPVGGWLSDRYGARVVTAGVFWAMLASGAVLSLPLGLGVWAFTAALFVLGVGMGIGKASVYKMIPEHFPREVGSVGGLVGMLGALGGVLLPLAWAAVPGSTFPALLALTTVSGLWFAAGTVTDRKPKPVPETVAVS, from the coding sequence ATGACCGTCGGTTCCACCTCCCACGCGGCCCCCGATGCCGGGCGCCGCGCGCGCGTGCTGGCGCTGTCCACCGCCGCCTTCACGCTGCTGTTCGCCGTGTGGCTGATGCTCGGCATGTTGAGCATCAAGATCAAGCCGGAACTCGGGCTCACCGACGGCCAGCTCTACAACCTCACGATCGCGGCCATCCTGGCCGGCTCGCTCGGGCGGTTCCACTTCGGCATCTGGACCGACCGCTACGGCGGGCGCCGCGTGATGACCGCCCTCCTCCTGTTCACGGTGCTGCCGACGCTCCTGGTCAGCCGCGCCACGAGCTTCGAGGAGCTGCTCGCCTGCGCGCTCTTGTACGGCGTCGCCGGGAACTCGTTCACGGTGGGCATCGCGTGGAACGCCGCGTGGTACCCGAAGGAGCGGCAGGGGCTGGCGCTCGGCGTCTTCGGCGCCGGTAACGTCGGGGCGTCGGTCACGAAACTGATCGGGCCGCTGCTGATCGCGGCGGTGCCGGCCGCCGGTTTTTTCGGCGGGCTCGTCCCGGGCGGCTGGCGGTTCGTACCGGTCGCGTATGCGGTGCTGCTCGTGCTGATGGCCGCGGCGGTGTGGTTCGGCACCCCCCGCGCGGACCGCACGCCGGCCCGCGGGCGGGCGTTCTCCGAACTCGTCGCGCCGATGAAGCACGCGAAGGTGTGGGAGTACTGCCTCCAGTACGCGGTCGTGTTCGGGGCGTATGTCGCACTCTCCGGCGTGCTGCCGCTCTACTACTTCACGAACTACGGCGCCGGCCTGGCGGCGAGCCTCGGCCTGAACGAGCAACTGGTCGCGGAGTTCGACACGATCCGCGGGCTGAAGGGCGACGCGCACGCCGCGTACCTGGCCGCGCACCCGGCGGTGAAGACCGATCTGGATTACCTCTCGAAATGGATCGGCCTGCTCGCGGCGGTCTGCTACATCTTCCCCGCGAGCCTGCTGCGCCCGGTCGGCGGGTGGCTGTCGGACCGGTACGGGGCGCGGGTCGTCACGGCGGGGGTGTTCTGGGCCATGCTGGCGTCGGGGGCGGTACTGTCGCTGCCGCTGGGGCTCGGTGTGTGGGCGTTCACCGCGGCACTGTTTGTGCTGGGAGTGGGGATGGGCATCGGGAAGGCCAGCGTCTACAAGATGATCCCGGAGCACTTCCCGCGTGAGGTCGGGTCGGTCGGCGGGCTCGTGGGGATGCTCGGAGCGCTGGGCGGGGTGCTGCTGCCTCTCGCGTGGGCCGCGGTACCGGGCAGCACGTTCCCCGCACTGCTCGCGCTGACGACCGTGAGCGGACTCTGGTTCGCAGCGGGTACGGTGACGGACCGCAAGCCGAAGCCCGTACCGGAGACGGTCGCCGTGTCCTGA
- a CDS encoding bifunctional serine/threonine-protein kinase/formylglycine-generating enzyme family protein, whose amino-acid sequence MSSAADPTATFFQNLQSCGLLTAAQLRELWGWVAHQKPDLPTMAKEISRRGWLTAFQIKEVARGRAAALLVAGRYRLLDVLGEGGMGRVYKAHDTKMGRDVALKVIRKEKLVNPAAAGRFAQEILALGQLTKHPNVVEVLDADQVGDSHYCVMEYIDGSDLTRTVRDRGPLPIPEACEIIRQAALGLQHASESGLVHRDIKPSNIIVPRAGGPVKLVDLGLARLMGAPADEDSHRITQEGFVIGTPDFLAPEQARDPMSVDVRADIYALGGTLFYALTGRAPYEGGNPTEKLLKHCTEPPPPLRPLRPDAPPQLEHLIHWFMAKRPEDRPQAPLHMALALQPFCPPPAPGTGAFAAPGGAGYGPAPVRHPRASGTYPLPHAAPARGLPRARPSPGYPPAYPHPPGYGPPALPLPPPEPSPSNQVFKLPPQATDRDPIRRRSEARFPVGPVLVALGALFVVAVIGIAVYRLLLQSQPAVPEPFTNTSGMKLVRLEGGTFRMGSPDTEPGHRPDEAPVHEVTVRGPFFVSATEITNGQYFKLMGSNPSKGAKIAARPEHLPVDNVTWDEANEFCRKLTEKERGSPWARKNWEYRLPTEAEWEYACRAGTATPVAFGERMVFGNQAVFKPDGTDPLEIADETLRPLPVPQETGKTEPNKFGLYDMHGNVAEWCSDWYKSEAYRDAAKDNPTGPADGDRRVVRGGSFRDAASLTRSAARTGVRPTDRHDTIGFRIVYAPVVK is encoded by the coding sequence ATGAGCAGCGCCGCCGACCCGACGGCCACGTTCTTCCAGAACCTGCAGTCCTGCGGGCTGTTGACGGCCGCGCAGTTGCGCGAGCTGTGGGGCTGGGTCGCGCACCAGAAGCCCGACCTGCCGACGATGGCCAAGGAGATCAGCCGCCGCGGGTGGCTCACGGCGTTCCAGATCAAGGAGGTCGCGCGGGGCCGGGCCGCGGCGCTGCTCGTCGCCGGCCGGTACCGCCTGCTCGACGTCCTGGGCGAGGGCGGGATGGGCCGCGTGTACAAGGCCCACGACACCAAGATGGGCCGCGACGTCGCGCTCAAAGTGATCCGCAAGGAGAAGCTCGTCAACCCCGCCGCCGCCGGGCGGTTCGCTCAGGAGATCCTGGCGCTCGGGCAGCTGACCAAGCACCCCAACGTGGTCGAGGTGCTCGACGCCGATCAGGTCGGCGACAGCCACTACTGCGTGATGGAGTACATCGACGGCTCCGACCTGACGCGGACCGTCCGCGACCGCGGGCCGCTGCCGATCCCCGAGGCGTGCGAGATCATCCGGCAGGCGGCGCTGGGCCTCCAGCACGCGTCCGAGTCCGGCCTCGTCCACCGCGACATCAAGCCGTCGAACATCATCGTCCCGCGGGCCGGCGGGCCGGTGAAGCTCGTGGACCTGGGGCTGGCCCGGCTGATGGGCGCGCCCGCTGACGAGGACTCGCACCGCATCACCCAAGAGGGGTTCGTGATCGGCACGCCCGACTTCCTCGCCCCCGAACAGGCCCGCGACCCGATGTCCGTGGACGTCCGCGCCGACATCTACGCGCTGGGCGGCACCCTCTTCTACGCCCTCACCGGTCGCGCGCCCTACGAGGGCGGCAACCCGACCGAGAAGCTGCTCAAGCACTGCACGGAGCCGCCGCCGCCGCTCCGCCCGCTCCGGCCGGACGCGCCGCCGCAGTTGGAACACTTGATCCACTGGTTCATGGCGAAGCGGCCCGAGGACCGGCCCCAGGCGCCGCTGCACATGGCGCTCGCCCTGCAACCGTTCTGCCCGCCGCCCGCTCCGGGAACGGGCGCGTTCGCTGCGCCGGGGGGCGCGGGCTACGGACCGGCCCCCGTCCGGCACCCCCGAGCGAGCGGGACGTACCCGCTCCCGCACGCCGCGCCCGCGCGGGGCCTACCCCGCGCCCGGCCATCCCCGGGCTACCCGCCGGCGTACCCGCACCCGCCGGGGTACGGGCCGCCGGCCCTGCCGCTCCCGCCGCCCGAGCCGAGCCCCAGCAACCAGGTGTTCAAGCTCCCCCCCCAAGCGACGGACAGGGACCCGATCCGCAGGCGGAGCGAGGCCCGGTTCCCCGTCGGCCCCGTCCTCGTTGCACTGGGCGCGCTGTTCGTCGTCGCCGTCATCGGGATCGCCGTGTACCGGCTGCTCCTCCAGTCCCAGCCGGCGGTCCCGGAACCGTTCACCAACACGTCCGGCATGAAGCTCGTGCGGCTGGAGGGCGGGACGTTCCGCATGGGCTCGCCCGACACCGAACCGGGGCACCGGCCCGACGAGGCGCCGGTCCACGAGGTCACGGTCCGCGGGCCGTTCTTCGTGTCCGCCACCGAGATCACCAACGGTCAGTACTTCAAGCTGATGGGGTCGAACCCGTCGAAGGGCGCCAAGATCGCCGCCAGGCCGGAACACCTCCCGGTCGATAACGTCACCTGGGACGAGGCGAACGAGTTCTGTCGCAAGCTCACGGAGAAGGAAAGGGGCTCCCCGTGGGCGCGCAAGAACTGGGAGTACCGGCTGCCGACGGAGGCCGAGTGGGAGTACGCGTGCCGCGCCGGGACCGCCACGCCGGTCGCCTTCGGCGAGCGGATGGTGTTCGGCAACCAGGCGGTGTTCAAGCCGGACGGGACCGACCCGCTCGAAATCGCCGACGAGACGCTGAGGCCGCTCCCGGTACCCCAGGAAACGGGCAAGACCGAACCGAACAAGTTCGGCCTCTACGACATGCACGGCAACGTGGCCGAGTGGTGCAGCGACTGGTACAAGTCCGAGGCGTACCGGGACGCCGCCAAGGACAACCCGACCGGTCCGGCCGACGGCGACCGGCGCGTGGTCCGCGGCGGCTCGTTCCGCGACGCGGCCTCCCTGACGCGCTCCGCCGCCCGCACGGGCGTCCGCCCGACGGACCGCCACGACACCATCGGCTTCCGGATCGTGTACGCGCCCGTCGTGAAGTGA
- a CDS encoding O-methyltransferase translates to MSQVQWDAVDRYLGDLLIAPDPALDAALADSAAAGLPAINVSPMQGKFLHLLARIRGATNILEIGTLGGYSTIWLARALPPNGTLVTLESEPGHAAVARANIERAGLTHRVELRLGRAIDTLPQLATEGRGPFDLVFIDADKPSTPDYFRWALRLTRTGSVIVVDNVIRNGAVADAASDDERVRGIQEFLKRAAAEPRVTTTAIQTVGAKGYDGFAIALVTSDG, encoded by the coding sequence GTGAGCCAGGTTCAATGGGACGCAGTGGACCGGTATTTGGGCGACCTGTTGATCGCGCCCGACCCGGCGCTCGACGCCGCGCTGGCGGATAGCGCAGCGGCGGGGCTTCCGGCGATCAACGTCTCGCCGATGCAAGGGAAGTTCTTGCACCTGCTGGCCCGTATCCGCGGCGCAACAAACATTCTGGAGATCGGAACGTTGGGCGGGTACAGCACGATCTGGCTCGCCCGGGCGCTCCCGCCGAACGGAACGCTCGTCACGCTGGAGTCGGAACCCGGGCACGCCGCGGTCGCCCGCGCCAACATCGAACGGGCCGGGCTCACCCACCGCGTCGAGTTGCGGCTCGGCCGGGCGATCGACACGCTCCCGCAACTCGCGACCGAGGGCCGCGGCCCCTTCGACCTGGTGTTCATCGACGCGGACAAGCCGAGTACGCCGGACTACTTCCGCTGGGCGCTGCGGCTGACGCGCACGGGCAGCGTGATCGTGGTGGACAACGTCATTCGGAACGGGGCCGTGGCGGACGCGGCGAGCGATGACGAGCGGGTGCGGGGCATTCAAGAGTTCCTGAAGCGGGCCGCGGCCGAACCGCGTGTGACTACGACCGCGATACAGACCGTGGGCGCAAAGGGGTACGACGGGTTCGCGATCGCGCTGGTCACGTCCGACGGCTGA
- a CDS encoding serine/threonine-protein kinase, giving the protein MAVPARGSGPARNRIEDGPKARPAPKPKRAGAAPNSNGRPKPRPVGRAGDPARTTAVPVVEEEDDFSISAPGPHAPVGGGRSDDGDDADDFSVAATKPAEDPPAAEPGTGDIPARLGGYEVLEVLGKGGMGAVLLGRQISLNRKVAIKVMRPEIAQNPTFVARFTREAYAAAQLTHHNVVQIYDIGEDKGQHFFSMEFVHGRSLMDLLQEQGRLGPEAAVGYALQAARGLRQGHNQGMVHRDVKPANLLVNGEGIVKVADLGLVKLPSDGADGDADLSALAGGGADLTGAGMAVGTPAFMAPEQATGSAAVDARADVYSLGCTLYTLVTGRPPFAGASAPEVMSKHLTEPVVPPEAIVKRVPGALSAILMTMLAKDPDERYQSMDEVIAALEGFLGMPRSGTFDPSDHEAEQLERLTAEFQAQAGGGRKRVLAIGFLVACAGGIVAAAALGKPVAAVKALFLLGLAPVAYFVVHGLLTGGVVFARTRALAFGMRPFDWLMIVAGAGLLLGTLYLFGLHVVWVKLCLLSVLLAFYLWLLTDRVREEALREPLRNARLLCRLLRRHGLSEEQLREFVCKYGGPGWEPFFEALFGFEAKLAARALRAGAPPGRGSGTPSGASRSWRGPTPGWRPGGRPANSGTSRASK; this is encoded by the coding sequence GTGGCCGTGCCCGCGCGCGGCAGCGGACCGGCGCGGAACCGCATCGAGGACGGGCCGAAGGCGCGCCCCGCTCCGAAACCCAAACGGGCCGGGGCCGCCCCCAACAGCAACGGCCGGCCGAAGCCCCGGCCCGTGGGCCGCGCGGGCGACCCGGCCCGAACGACGGCCGTACCCGTCGTCGAAGAGGAGGACGATTTCTCGATCAGTGCGCCCGGTCCTCACGCCCCGGTCGGCGGGGGGCGGAGCGACGACGGGGACGACGCGGACGACTTCTCGGTCGCGGCGACCAAACCGGCCGAGGACCCGCCGGCCGCCGAACCGGGGACCGGCGACATTCCGGCGCGGCTCGGCGGGTACGAGGTGCTGGAGGTGCTCGGTAAGGGAGGCATGGGGGCCGTGCTGCTCGGCCGCCAGATCTCGCTGAACCGCAAGGTCGCGATCAAGGTGATGCGGCCGGAGATCGCGCAGAACCCGACGTTCGTCGCCCGGTTCACCCGCGAGGCCTACGCGGCGGCCCAGCTCACGCACCACAACGTCGTTCAGATTTACGACATCGGTGAGGACAAGGGCCAGCACTTCTTCAGCATGGAGTTCGTCCACGGCCGGTCCCTCATGGACCTGCTCCAGGAGCAGGGGCGGCTCGGGCCGGAGGCGGCCGTCGGGTACGCCCTTCAGGCCGCGCGGGGCCTCCGCCAGGGGCACAACCAGGGGATGGTTCACCGCGACGTCAAACCGGCCAACCTGCTCGTGAACGGCGAGGGGATCGTCAAGGTGGCCGACCTGGGGCTGGTGAAGTTGCCGTCGGACGGGGCGGACGGGGACGCCGACCTGTCCGCGCTCGCCGGCGGGGGCGCGGACCTGACCGGGGCCGGGATGGCGGTCGGCACGCCCGCCTTCATGGCCCCGGAGCAGGCGACCGGGTCGGCCGCCGTGGACGCCCGCGCGGACGTGTACTCGCTCGGCTGCACCCTCTACACGCTCGTCACCGGGCGGCCGCCGTTCGCCGGCGCGTCCGCGCCCGAGGTGATGAGCAAGCACCTGACCGAACCGGTCGTCCCGCCCGAGGCGATCGTGAAGCGGGTGCCCGGCGCGCTGTCGGCGATCCTGATGACGATGCTCGCGAAGGACCCCGACGAGCGGTACCAGTCGATGGACGAGGTGATCGCGGCCCTCGAGGGGTTCCTCGGGATGCCGCGGTCCGGCACGTTCGACCCGTCGGACCACGAGGCGGAGCAGCTCGAGCGGCTGACCGCCGAGTTCCAGGCGCAGGCGGGCGGCGGCCGCAAGCGGGTGCTGGCGATCGGGTTCCTCGTGGCGTGCGCGGGGGGCATCGTCGCGGCGGCCGCCCTCGGCAAGCCGGTGGCCGCGGTGAAGGCGCTGTTCCTGCTGGGGCTCGCCCCGGTCGCCTATTTCGTCGTCCACGGCCTCCTGACCGGCGGGGTGGTGTTCGCCCGGACCCGCGCGCTGGCGTTCGGGATGCGCCCGTTCGACTGGCTGATGATCGTCGCGGGCGCCGGGCTCCTGCTCGGCACGCTGTACCTGTTCGGGCTGCACGTCGTCTGGGTGAAGCTGTGCCTGCTCTCGGTGCTGCTGGCCTTCTACCTCTGGCTGCTCACCGACCGGGTGCGGGAGGAGGCGCTCCGGGAGCCGCTGCGCAACGCCCGGCTGCTGTGCCGGCTGCTGCGCCGGCACGGGCTGAGCGAGGAGCAGTTGCGCGAGTTCGTGTGCAAGTACGGCGGGCCGGGGTGGGAGCCGTTCTTCGAAGCGCTGTTCGGCTTCGAGGCCAAGCTCGCCGCCCGCGCGCTGCGGGCGGGGGCGCCGCCGGGCCGTGGAAGCGGTACGCCGTCTGGCGCGAGCCGGTCGTGGCGTGGGCCGACGCCCGGCTGGAGGCCCGGCGGCAGGCCCGCGAACAGCGGTACCTCCAGGGCCTCGAAGTGA